In Candidatus Melainabacteria bacterium, the genomic stretch GAACGAAGGCATTCCATACCGCATGTACAAGGCTCCCTTCGTCCAACCCGTGACATGGAAGGGTGCCCCTACCAGTACTCGAGTTCTCGACTATCTCGCACCGGACTTTCTGGGCGGTGTGGCTCAGTGGTATGACGTGGTCATGCCCGTCATCGCTTCACGTCTCAAGACGTGCGGCGGACCGATCATCGCTGTGCAGCTCGACAACGAGATTGGTATGTTGCAGTGGGTGTCGAACTGCCCCGACCTCAGCGACCATGCCTGTGAGGAGATGCGGCAGTGGTGCCTGAAGCGTTATGGCGTTGAAGTCGCGTCTGCCCGCATCGGTGCTGACGTCAACATGCCTCGTGAATGGGCGGACGCCTTGAGAAATCCGGCAGGCGCTTCTCTCGCCCTGCATCACGACATCGGTCTTTTCATGCGCGATCGCTTCAGGCGCTATGTGCAGACTTTGCGTGGTATGGCAGAGGCGCATGGTGTCTCGGGCGTCCCATTCGTGATCAATGTGCACGGCACTGGTGGCAATCGCGGATTGACATTCCCGATTGGTATCAGCCAGTTGTTCGAGTCCTATCGAGATCAGCCGCAGATGACAGCGGGTTCCGATATCTATCTCGGCGACCTGACCGTTTGCAATCTGCCCGATCTCTACCTGGTCAACGCCTTCATGGAGTCTGTGCAGGGACCGGACCAGCCGCTCACGTCGCTGGAGTTCGAAGCCGGCAACGGTAACTACGGTGACGATCTCAGCCAGCTCTACACGCCCGAGGCGGCTGAATTGAAGGCTCGTCTGTGCATCGCGCAGGGCAATCGGCTGCTCAATTTCTACCTGCACTGCGGTGGCGAAAACCCGCCGCTGCCGAGCACCGGAGACGGCATCGATCGCATCGCCTTCACCGGGCAGCGTCATGGATTCGCGGCGCCCGTCAGTCCCGAAGGCGCACTCAACGCCGCTTATGGTGGAATGGTTCGGCTGACCAACTCGCTGCGTGGCATCGAGCATCTGCTTGCCGATTCGCAGCAGCAGTTCGATGACGTGTCGATCGGCTTCGTTCCCGATCACTACCTGACGGAATACCGTTTCCAGGGGTCGCAAGAGCGTGCTGCGCAGGCGGTTGAGCTCGAGCGATATCGTGGCGCCGGACGTCGCGATGTGCTGGTGCGTTCGCTGCTTCTCAACGGCTTCTCGTTCCCGGCAGTCAATCTGCAGTCGGCGACGCCTTCCACGCGCGCACTGATACTTGCCACGGGCAGCACTCTGGGCCGAGATGTCCAGGAGCGGCTCGTTGACTATGTTCGCGCTGGCGGTACGCTCTTGCTGGTTGGACTGCTACCCGACCTTGATCATGATGGTGCACCATGCACGGTGCTGGCGGATGCGATCGGTTTGCGGTCCGCCGGACGCGTTTTCGACGAAGTGACTGCCAGAGGGAACTACTGGCCAAGCATTCGCGCTCACGGCTGGGCGGCGCCACGACCAGAGGTGCGTGCATCCTTCGCCCAATTGCTTGCTGCTCGTGACGGCAGCCAGCTTGAACCGTTCCTGACTGAGATTGAGAGCGGTTTGCCCTGCGCCGCTAGCGTTCGGTTTGGCAATGGTCGAGTGACTGTGCTGGGATGCGATTATCCTGTGCATCTCAGTTTCTATAGAGACCTCATGGACTCAATTGGAGTGACTCCGACTTATCGCCTTGATGCGGATGCCCCGGGAGTCATGCTGGTTCCGACCCGGTCCGGCAATGGACTGGAGCTGTTGCATCTCATCAATGTGGCACCGAATGCGGTTTCGGTTACGGTGCGAAAGGCCGGCAAGAAAAGCTTCGGAGGAAGACGCTTGACCGTTCCGGCTCGCTCGGGCTTTATTTTGCCCTGCGCTGCTGAGGGAGCGTCGCCTTCTGAAAGCTTGACTGCAACAATAGTCTGGTCGACCGCCGAGTTGATGCGTGAAACGAAAAACAGTATCACTGTGCGTGCGACTCAGCCGGGGCAGGACGTAGTTTTGCTCGAGACGGACCGGCGTGTTGAATGTCGTTCGGGCACGGTGCTTCGCAAGGGCAAGAGCGTGCGTGTTGTGATTGACTCCGCCGCCCAGAAAGGAAGACCGGTAACGATCAAGTTCTCAAGCCGGTTGCGCAAGCTCTAAAATTGCGCTGACTCAGGGTCGAGTAGTGTTGGAGTAATCCGGCACCACTCGACCCACCACTTTTTTTGGGCTTCTTTCTGCTATTTGTATTAGTAGAGGGGCTAGTATGTGTTATGAAGACGTTTGGCTTTGATTAGATGCTGCTGTTATCCAGATGACTGGCAACCGAGTTTCTGCCCGACAGGGCGGAATCGTTGTTGGTTATTTGGCTACAAAAGCATAGTAATGTGTTGGTAACTTTCTAAGGCTAAGCTTCAACTAACTGAAGCCCTATTACTACAGTTACTTCACTCACTCGACCGATACGGTTTTGCTCAGCGGCAGCCGCTTCGGAGGAAATTCGCATGTCTGTTGAGACTCAGCCAATCAAGTCTGCGAAGCCAGATGTTCACGAACATCAAGGGAATCGCAATCATGATAGTGCTGCCGGCTCGCTTTCCAGTTCAGTGTGGGACAGTATGAAGACTGCGAACCTGCCAAAGACTTCCCAGTCTGCTGGCGAATTTTTGATGTTTTCCAGTCCATTTTTAGATTCTAAAACGGGTACAGTCAATGCCAGGCTTGAGCCGATAAGCCCTGCGCAGTCATCGTCTGTTAAAGGACAGGAAGCTGTTAAGACCCGAAAGAATCCCGATGGCGGGCACACTGATACAGGCTCCGGAGCCAATGGTTCAACTGAAGTATCAACGTATGATCCTAGCGGCAAGCTTGTCTTTAAGCGCACGGATAATCGCGACGGCACTTACTCTGAATGGAAGGTCGACGCAAATGGCCATGTTTCAATACGCGAGAAAGGCTCTGACGGTTCACTTCGAGTCAGAGACGAATACCCGAATGGAAATTTCAAGGAGCAGACGACTTACAAAGACGGCAAGAAAAGCTCCATCAGCCACTTTGCAGATAATAATGGCGGTTACGTTGACGACAAAATCAATAGAGATGGGTCAGAAACTCTAAGTCACTTCGATCAAGATGGAACGCTCGTATTTAAATACGCGAAGAACAGTGACGGCAGCTTTTCTCAGCGCAAGTTGAATACTGCGGATGGCTCAATCGTTTTTCACGACGAGAAAGCAGATGGCAGTTATACAGAATCGAAGGTCGACAAATCCGGTACGTGGAAGACGACTCATACAGTCAATAAGAGGGACGGTAGTTCCGAAACTAAGAATTACGATCCTTCTGGGAAGCTTGTGAAAGAGCGGCAAGAGAAGAAGAACCACAGCTTCAAGGAGACTACATACGATGCTGACGGCAACAAAACAGTGCACGAGCAAGATGCGAAGGGTGACTATGCGGAACAGTTCTTTAATAGCAAAGGTGAGCGCATTAGTCCAACGATAGCTGTCGTCAAGGCTAGCCCGGAATTTGTTCAACAGGTCAAAGACGAGATTGCCAGGCTGCCGGAGTCAGTCCGCAAGTTGCTTGCTAAAAACGACTCAGTAATTGCGATTGCTGGAAAAATGTCAGACGTGGACCCGGCCCAGGCGAAGGAAAGACCTCGCGGTTATGAGAAAGGAGAAACGGGTGATGATTCCGGCGGATCGGAGCAACAACTGATTGGCAAAAATGGGAAGAAATTGGAACTTGCGATAATTGCTGAGAAGACGCGCTCTGGACTGACTGATGACATTGAAGGCACTGTCAGGCACGAGGTTGGGCACATGATAGATCATATGCTCAATGATTATTCGCATTCGGCAGTGTTCAAAGCCGCTTTCGATCAAGATGTCGCAAAGATGTCTAAGGAAACAAAAGAGTCCGAAAAGTATTTCCTTCAGAAGGGAAATCACGGCAAAGACGGCAGAGAAGAAGCTTTTGCTGAAGTAGTACGCGCGGTTACTGGTGATCCGACAGAGGCAAGAAATGCAGAAGTACTGAAACAGTTTCCTAAATTGGCTGAATTGATCAAAAAGAGACTCGGCGAACTTAACTAAACTGTCCTAAACCGCAGTAAGGCGCCGACTTCCTCAGCACCTACGTCGTGTCCCAGTAACATGTTTATCAATGCCAGCTTTCTCTTTCGAGAAAGTAATAAACTTGGGTCACACCCGGTTATTTTGCTGATGATTCTAATTGCTTGTTGGCATTTTCTTCTTGCCCTATGCAGATCTGAAAGTCGGATGTAGACTTCGGCAAGACCATCGTGAATGCGTGCCTGCAGCCAGATGTCGGCGCTATTCTTGGTTGCGTTTTTCAGTGCTAGTGTGAAAATCTCTTCCGCTTTAGTGAGATGATTTTGGATGGTCAGCAGCTCTGCTAACCTTGTCTGCGCCTTAATCGCAATGGCAAAATCACTTTTTGCGATCTCTTCGTATGCAGCCAGAAGCATACAATCTACCATATTAGATTCACCGCTCAGCCTCGCCGTCTCTGCAATTTGCAGATAGATGTCGATGGTGCGCTCGGCTAAACGGTCGTTTGTTTTCACAATCAGGTAGGTGTGCACGGTGGGAACACAATCACAATAATCTTCGTGCCTTTGCGGATCACTGTTGTATTCCACAGTTCTGCGAGGACTGCCGAGTGAAGGAGGATTTATACCATCGATGCAATTTTCAATTGACGCGCACCGACTCGTTTATCGCAACGTCCGCTAAGAGCAAAAAGCACTGTTCAGTGGGACTGTTACGAGGTGCTCGCTTAGTTTGAACATTGGTTTCACTATTTTGTTCTGCGTAAGCCTACGAGCAGATTCGTTCAAATTCACTTGAATACGGACGGATCCGTTGTTGCCTTGAAGACCAGATGTTGCATAACTTCAGGGCATTGTTTTGCGTCATCGAAACTTGAGGCGATCTTAGCGAATTTAGAGCTGATCTTGGTCTTAACTGCTACGGCTTAGCGCCTACTCTCTGCTCTTCGGGCAGTCTGTATTTGCTCCTGTTGTTCGCTTTCCTGTTGGTGCTATATGCGGTGCCTGCTCGCCATCGTGTTTCTTTGCGCGTCCTCCCGCGTCACTGATGTGGCGCCAGTTTTTATTGGAGAAAACCTATGACAATTCTTGCAGCAAATTCAGTCGATTCCTGGGGGATCAATTTCAAAGATTCTGTGCGCGTGCCAAAAGTTGCTAAACTCAGTGATTGCGCGGACTATGCAATTATTCTGGACGACCTTAATCAAGTGCAGACGCTGCGTTTGAGCACAGGCGAATGTTGGCGCGTGCCTGTTCGAGGCGGGGCCATGTGCATCGCCATTAGCGCGCAAGGGGAGTTTGCGGTAGCTTCGACTGATGGCACCATTCAGAGATTTGATCTGAGTTTGCCGACTATTTGTATCGGCAAAATAGCACTTTCTGCTGTCACCAGCCTCAGTTATGACCGTACCGGCACTATGCTGGTTGCAGCACAAAATTCCGGGCAGGTCCTGATGTTCGATCTGGAGATTCGTCCGTTACCTTTGGTGATTGGCAAGTTCAGGGTCTCTGATGGCATGATCCCGGCGTTGGGCACGCGAGGTGACAGCATTTTCGGTGTGGATCGTCGCGGACGAATGTTTTGTTTGCGAAACCCACTGTCCGAGCCGCAGATTCTTTGGAATGGAGCTGCTCATTTCGATCTTGACTGTTACACAATGGCAGTTCATCCCTATCTCACTCGTCTTGCACTGGGCGGGTCAGGTCGTTACGTGCGCTGGTACAGCGCCGACAATGTGGCTCCTACAATTCTCGCAACAGCGTTTTCGTATGTGCGAGATCTTGTTTTTTTGCCGGTACTGAATTTGCTCGCTGTGGTCGGTACCAACGGACTGGAGGTTTGGAATCTCGACACAAATTCGCTTGTCTTGAATTGGAAAAGTTCGAAGGGAAGAATCATCGGTGTTTGTGAATTCGAAAATCGGTTGAGAGTTTTGTACGGTTAGTGAACAAGTTTTTTACGTTTATTCGAAGAAGTTAGCGCAAGCCTTGCGGAGACTGGCGCACGATCTCTTTGCATCCCTCCGCAAGCTCCGCAAGCACTAACTTCCGCTCATATACGCGCCATGGCCAGGTCGTCCTTGGGCCTGGATTCATGCAGTTTCAATACTGGCCTAATGATCAAGAATAATAAGCTGGTGTTTAGATCTAGTCTCTATGACAAGAGATGTGATCGCGCGACTTAATTATCAAGAAGTAAATCCGGTAGGTTTTAGCGTCACCTTCTTGCAACTTCAGTAACCGACCCTCCAACCAGACCTTCAGCGTAAACATTCAGGCATTTCCCTCAGACACCAGCACGTGGTGCCGGGGGGTTTTGCTTGTCGCTGGGTTGGAAGCTGAGTTGCAAGTTTGGTGAGTCTACCAATCCTGGCGCAGGCTAACCCCTGTGCTCGTTTTGTCACGTGTCGTAACACCGCATGCGGTGCTGCGACTTGAAACCGGAATGAATTTCCGACTAACCGAAAGGATCTGACTATGACGACTGCAAACAAGTCTCTGCCGCTTCGTTCCGAGGTTCCGGAGCACCTCACCTGGGATCTCTCCACCGTCTACGCCAACGAGACCGACTGGGAAGCCGATTTCGCGCGTGCGCAGGGTTATCTCGAGAAGCTCGCCGCCTTCAAGGGGCGCATCCGCCGCTCCGGCAAGAC encodes the following:
- a CDS encoding WD40 repeat domain-containing protein, which translates into the protein MTILAANSVDSWGINFKDSVRVPKVAKLSDCADYAIILDDLNQVQTLRLSTGECWRVPVRGGAMCIAISAQGEFAVASTDGTIQRFDLSLPTICIGKIALSAVTSLSYDRTGTMLVAAQNSGQVLMFDLEIRPLPLVIGKFRVSDGMIPALGTRGDSIFGVDRRGRMFCLRNPLSEPQILWNGAAHFDLDCYTMAVHPYLTRLALGGSGRYVRWYSADNVAPTILATAFSYVRDLVFLPVLNLLAVVGTNGLEVWNLDTNSLVLNWKSSKGRIIGVCEFENRLRVLYG